A window of Cryptomeria japonica chromosome 3, Sugi_1.0, whole genome shotgun sequence contains these coding sequences:
- the LOC131073073 gene encoding aspartic proteinase nepenthesin-2-like — translation MEYSKLLGVVAFICFSIPMIASSSDGHFKLRVNLTRRSEGDFNFTQRLSGAVDRSKIRMNMIEAFVKQRIAGQLDAETPLHVGNGEFLMNVAVGTPSVSFEAIVDTGSDLIWTQCRPCRNCYTQSTPIFDSSKSSTYSRVPCTNSLCNALKRFKTGCNPHCMFNYRYGDGSETSGDLGYESFSIGSSSGSMVAGIAFGCGHDNQGRGFSQGGGLVGLGRGALSLISQLGSNVHNKFSYCLLSITDSPSQTSPLIFGEGACLSGANTISLIKNSAIPSFWYIPVTGITLNGEGVNIPSGTFDLQSNGAGGMIVDSGTTLTYLIEAAYSRVKGAIQAAIDLTCCDILIFPDSFLNCLLIFP, via the coding sequence ATGGAGTATTCTAAGCTGTTGGGAGTTGTGGCCTTCATATGCTTTAGTATTCCCATGATCGCATCTTCTTCGGACGGACATTTCAAATTGAGGGTGAATTTAACTCGCAGATCAGAGGGAGACTTCAATTTTACCCAGCGATTGAGTGGGGCGGTGGATCGAAGTAAGATACGAATGAATATGATAGAGGCATTTGTAAAGCAGCGGATAGCTGGGCAGTTAGACGCTGAAACACCCCTTCACGTGGGAAATGGGGAATTTCTGATGAACGTTGCAGTGGGAACACCCTCGGTGAGTTTTGAAGCTATTGTTGACACGGGGAGTGATCTAATTTGGACTCAGTGCAGGCCTTGCCGGAATTGCTACACTCAATCTACGCCGATCTTCGATTCCTCTAAATCGTCCACGTATTCCAGAGTTCCCTGTACTAACTCTCTTTGCAATGCTTTGAAAAGATTTAAAACTGGATGCAATCCACATTGTATGTTTAATTATAGGTATGGCGATGGCTCTGAGACAAGCGGTGACCTGGGTTACGAGTCATTCTCCATTGGGAGCAGCAGCGGCAGCATGGTTGCAGGCATTGCTTTTGGATGCGGCCATGACAACCAAGGACGAGGATTCTCTCAGGGCGGCGGTCTTGTGGGCCTTGGAAGAGGTGCTCTCTCACTCATCTCACAGTTGGGTTCCAATGTACATAACAAATTCTCTTACTGTCTCTTGTCTATCACGGACTCTCCTTCACAAACCAGCCCTCTCATTTTCGGTGAGGGTGCTTGCTTGAGCGGAGCCAACACGATCTCACTGATTAAGAACAGTGCGATTCCTTCTTTCTGGTATATTCCTGTTACAGGGATCACCCTCAATGGTGAGGGCGTAAATATTCCTTCTGGAACTTTTGATCTACAATCGAACGGTGCCGGAGGCATGATCGTCGACTCGGGAACGACCCTTACCTATCTAATCGAGGCTGCCTACTCTCGAGTCAAGGGAGCAATTCAAGCTGCCATTGATCTTACTTGCTGCGATATTCTTATTTTTCCTGATTCTTTCCTAAACTGTCTTCTGATTTTTCCTTAA